One genomic window of Caballeronia sp. SBC1 includes the following:
- a CDS encoding response regulator, producing MHILFIDDHKDSADAFGEIASGLGHKVQVAYDGRTAMELTQAQSFDVVFFDIELPDADGRELCRRVRNEGASRDACVIAVTGRTDLRDKDLEPFDGYLHKPISAGALEHALKFSEG from the coding sequence GTGCACATCCTGTTTATTGACGACCATAAAGATTCAGCCGACGCGTTTGGCGAAATAGCGTCTGGCCTGGGGCACAAAGTGCAAGTCGCGTACGACGGTCGAACCGCGATGGAATTGACCCAGGCGCAGAGCTTCGACGTCGTTTTCTTCGACATCGAGTTACCCGACGCCGATGGCCGGGAGCTTTGCCGGCGGGTTCGAAACGAAGGCGCGTCCCGCGACGCGTGTGTGATTGCGGTGACCGGCAGAACCGATCTGCGGGACAAGGACCTGGAACCGTTCGACGGTTATCTGCACAAGCCGATCAGCGCGGGCGCTTTGGAGCACGCGCTGAAATTCTCGGAAGGCTGA
- the araD gene encoding L-arabinonate dehydratase, with protein sequence MSSNLPPTSTAPRKTPEQLRSYRWYGVNDLRSFGHRSRTAQMGYHPSDYMGKPVIAVVNTWSEINSCHTHFKQRVEEVKRGVWQAGGFPVEMPVMTLAEPFQKPTTMLYRNFLAMETEELLKSYQFDGCVLMGGCDKTTPGLLMGAISMNLPTIFLPAGPMLRGNWNGRTLGSGSDTWKYWAELRAGKITEEEWKGIESGIARSPGHCMTMGTASTMTTATESLGLTLPGFSSIPAVDSRHAQFASLTGQRIVEMVWTDQKPSDILTAKSFDNAVTTVLSMSGSTNAIVHLVAVARRAGIDLTTARFDELARITPVLANLRPAGKYLMEDFFYAGGLRALLVELGGLIDGTQMTVSGSTLGENIAGAEIFDEDVIRKLGNPLVERDGLAVLTGNLAPDGAVIKPAAMEQHLLKARGPAVVFKDYADMAARIDSEELDVTAESVIVLQHAGPVGAPGMPEWGQLPIPQKLLKQGVRDMVRISDARMSGTSYGACVLHVAPESFVGGPLALVKDGDMIELDVPGRRLHLDVSDEELGARRQAWKAPKRPFERGFGVMHQLHVTQANKGCDFDFLEEPVAASSETVAATTGAHRDEPEIH encoded by the coding sequence TTGTCCTCGAATCTGCCCCCGACTTCCACGGCCCCCCGCAAGACCCCTGAACAATTACGCAGCTACCGCTGGTATGGCGTGAACGACTTGCGCTCGTTCGGACACCGTTCGCGCACGGCGCAAATGGGCTATCACCCATCCGATTACATGGGCAAGCCTGTCATTGCCGTCGTTAATACGTGGAGCGAGATCAACTCGTGCCACACGCACTTCAAGCAACGCGTGGAGGAGGTCAAGCGCGGCGTCTGGCAGGCCGGCGGTTTCCCGGTTGAAATGCCCGTGATGACGCTCGCCGAGCCGTTCCAGAAACCGACCACCATGCTGTATCGAAACTTCCTCGCGATGGAAACCGAGGAATTGCTGAAGTCATACCAGTTCGACGGCTGCGTTCTGATGGGCGGCTGCGACAAGACCACGCCCGGCCTTCTGATGGGCGCGATCAGCATGAACCTGCCGACAATCTTCCTGCCGGCTGGCCCGATGCTGCGCGGCAACTGGAACGGCCGCACGCTCGGCAGCGGCTCGGACACATGGAAATATTGGGCCGAACTGCGCGCGGGGAAGATCACGGAAGAGGAATGGAAGGGCATTGAAAGTGGCATTGCGCGCTCGCCGGGCCACTGCATGACCATGGGCACGGCGTCGACCATGACCACTGCCACGGAATCGCTCGGCTTGACGTTGCCCGGCTTTTCGTCGATACCCGCAGTCGATTCGCGGCACGCGCAATTCGCCTCGCTAACGGGCCAGCGGATTGTGGAGATGGTCTGGACCGACCAGAAACCGTCGGACATCCTGACCGCGAAATCCTTCGATAACGCCGTCACGACCGTGCTTTCCATGTCCGGTTCCACGAATGCGATCGTGCATCTGGTCGCGGTCGCGCGCCGGGCGGGTATCGACCTGACAACTGCGCGCTTCGATGAACTCGCGCGCATCACGCCGGTGCTCGCGAACCTGCGACCGGCCGGCAAGTATTTGATGGAAGACTTCTTCTATGCAGGCGGTTTGCGCGCGTTGCTCGTTGAATTGGGCGGCCTGATCGACGGCACGCAGATGACGGTGAGCGGATCGACGCTAGGAGAAAACATCGCGGGCGCGGAGATCTTCGACGAAGACGTGATCCGCAAACTCGGCAACCCGCTGGTGGAACGCGATGGCCTCGCGGTGCTGACCGGTAACCTTGCGCCGGATGGCGCCGTCATCAAGCCGGCCGCAATGGAACAGCATCTGCTGAAGGCGCGCGGCCCGGCCGTCGTATTCAAGGATTACGCCGATATGGCCGCGCGCATCGACAGCGAAGAACTCGATGTCACCGCGGAGTCCGTGATCGTGCTGCAGCACGCGGGTCCGGTGGGCGCGCCCGGCATGCCCGAGTGGGGCCAGTTGCCGATCCCGCAAAAGCTGCTGAAGCAAGGAGTACGCGACATGGTGCGGATCTCGGACGCCCGCATGAGCGGCACGAGCTACGGCGCGTGTGTGCTGCATGTGGCGCCGGAATCGTTTGTCGGCGGTCCGCTCGCGCTGGTGAAAGACGGCGACATGATCGAGCTCGATGTGCCCGGCCGACGTCTCCATCTCGATGTCAGTGACGAAGAGCTCGGCGCTCGCAGGCAAGCGTGGAAGGCGCCGAAACGCCCGTTCGAGCGCGGCTTTGGCGTGATGCATCAGCTTCATGTCACGCAGGCCAACAAGGGCTGCGACTTCGATTTCCTGGAGGAACCGGTGGCCGCGTCGTCGGAGACCGTGGCAGCGACGACGGGTGCGCATCGCGACGAACCCGAGATTCACTAA
- a CDS encoding ribonuclease activity regulator RraA, which translates to MNPSDTPISDAALELLRHVSTATLTTQLFKRGLRNVFLQGVAPLVKPAPGAPNLVGPAFTLRNIPAREDIDHVGVFQDPDHPQRKAVESAPPGSVLVQDCRGDRSVASVGSILALRLAKRGVAGMVSDGAVRDSGTISELGLPLWCAGASAPLNLAKHHAVDMNVPIACGGVAVYPGDIVVADVDGVVIVPHEMAEDVARDATEQEQLEIFISQRIDEGRPLRGTYPPNEETLAAYAQWRAKKQ; encoded by the coding sequence ATGAACCCATCCGATACTCCCATAAGCGACGCCGCGCTGGAACTGTTGCGCCACGTCAGCACGGCTACGCTCACCACGCAGTTGTTCAAGCGCGGCTTGCGAAACGTGTTTTTGCAAGGTGTCGCGCCGCTCGTCAAACCCGCGCCGGGCGCACCGAACCTGGTTGGACCGGCGTTCACGCTGCGCAACATTCCCGCGCGTGAAGACATCGATCACGTGGGCGTCTTCCAGGACCCCGATCATCCGCAGCGCAAGGCGGTGGAGAGCGCACCGCCGGGCAGCGTGCTGGTTCAGGACTGTCGCGGGGACCGCTCGGTGGCATCGGTGGGATCGATTCTCGCGCTCCGGTTGGCGAAGCGCGGCGTGGCAGGCATGGTCTCCGACGGCGCGGTCCGCGACAGCGGCACGATCTCCGAGCTCGGCCTGCCGCTATGGTGCGCGGGCGCGAGCGCGCCGCTGAACCTCGCCAAACATCACGCAGTGGATATGAACGTGCCAATAGCGTGCGGCGGCGTGGCGGTGTACCCGGGCGATATTGTTGTCGCCGATGTGGACGGCGTCGTGATCGTGCCGCATGAAATGGCGGAAGACGTGGCGCGCGATGCGACCGAGCAGGAGCAGCTGGAAATCTTCATCTCGCAGCGCATTGATGAAGGCAGGCCATTGCGCGGCACCTATCCGCCGAATGAAGAAACGCTGGCGGCCTATGCGCAATGGCGCGCGAAAAAACAATAA